Below is a genomic region from Haliotis asinina isolate JCU_RB_2024 chromosome 14, JCU_Hal_asi_v2, whole genome shotgun sequence.
CTACCTTTCCGAGGGGTGGGGGGAACAGCTGATATTAAGAATTACGAATCTTGCCGGATAGACAGATAGTGTTATTTACTATAAAATCATCAGAATTAGAAACTAACGATGGAATCTTGAAGTGAAACATACTTTCCTTGAAGTGAAACATACTCTCAAATGTTTGTAATCACCATACTTACCATATGAGTCTTTTAATTAATTTGTATTTAGTGTCCGACTTTTCACCGATGAAATTTATACAGGTGCACTCCCGTTTCTGCTTTGATTACAAAGGCGTTGCTGTGCAAATTCAGACATCGCAAATCATAAATACATCCTTACTTTAAGAAGAGTTTACAATCAATTATTATGTTAGGATATCCTAAAGTAGGTTGTACTAGCTAGTacgtcgtagcgctaagaggCTTTCGGTGAAACTGCATCCGGGAGAACATATCCCAGTATGAAACTTGTGGATTAGATGACTGAAAATCTATAATCGCCCAAGGAAACGCCTGTTGTGGAATGCATTGTTGGCATGTTACGATCTCTATAAAGAAAGACACGTATTGAGCCTCAAAAAAGCATACACTGAGAACAGGTTCTACACCTGAAATCAACCTTCCAAGACCTTAACGAGTACCCACCCCATCTAgtcagcaacaccatcaccaagaccctgaaagaaactcccaagtcaactaaaccagaaccttcccccatcagaattaacataccataccatgaccagataagtcatcgcatcagccgtctcatcaagaaaacaacaggaatagacgtcaccttccgtagcgacaccaacccgaaaacgctactatcagctaatggacgtgggccaacaacacctaaatgGAACAACccagcaggatgcatctaccagatccaatgcagttgtaaagagacatatattggtgaaactggtcgaccactggctatcaggttaaaagaacacaaaacatcagttaaaaatttggatcagaagtctgctgtatgtgaacacatcatgcacaaccccaatcacaagattgtttgggacaacaccaggacattagttaggaacgccaatgacttaaaaagacggaagctcctagaagccattgcaatcaagcggaacaatccctcaatcaacagagacggaggtgtttacttacccagtgcatggaaccaccttatcctcagtgactaatctttatccaaacatctttacctgtaactcgttaacctaatcaacacaagcctgcacaccaatcagttgaagcctgtacataatttgaagcctgtacatctatcaatcgaagcctgtacatcaattaatagaaacctgtatatcttgttacccattgttatcagtctactgttatgtgtatatatactgcaaccctttagttttaccctcacttcacctgaagaagagactagaatctgtctcgaaacgttgtgaccttgtataataaagaagttgaaccataaagcacttttagtttgattcctccaacttctaaatgcctttgaaacaactgaaacaaCTTACACTGTAAGTAAGATCAGTAGTCAGTGTTTCTCACATTCTGCTGCCTCCAACAATcgttaaaattaatatttacATACGCTATGTACTTACTAATTCATCTTATGCATTctgattctctctctctctcgcttgTATTTGAGGTGTCTGCCTCGGGTATTTGTTTCAACAAATTGGGCAGAACATACAGAGGATGAGTTCATAATGGCCATTAGAAGATCCATCTGCGTAATAAAAAGCTAGATTGTTCTAGCAGTAATTCAGGCTGACTGACACTGAACTACTAACCAGATAACAGTGATTGCTATTCCAAGACCTCAGTTTATGTTTACAGAGTGATAAAATTGTGCCTGAGTGATTAATCACTTCAGATCAAGCAATTTATCAACCGcccatgaaatgttttgtttaatgACAGCCCATGTAATGACCGTCAATCACGTTGATTGACATATCGGCTCGCTTCGCCTATTTCCATTTCCAACCGTTTGTGGAAGTAATGTACATGCGGTATTCTGTATGGAGTATTGTTTCGACATTGAGACCATCACTCCAAACCCTGAAGACATGGTCTACACAACATACATTTAGTATCCAGTCTATGAAAGATGTCTAAGGTTTCCCCACCTACCGATCGTTCATCcagtgacactgatgatgtacaGGACACAGTGACAATTATCCAGAAATTGATAGCATTGTCAGGGTTATCGTGGGACTATCAGAAGTCGAAGTCAACCAAATGGTGCAATGTTTCAGTGGTTGCTTCAAGGATGTATTCAAGTTTAGTTTTCATATTTCTTACTCTGAATTTTATCCAGATGATACCATACTATATGGAAGCGGGGACATTCAAAGAGACGAGTCTTACCATATCAAATACAATCGCACTTTTCTTATGTCTAACCTACTGGGCTCTCAGTACCGGCATCCACAGCAAGGTTCGTTTATTCAGCGGGCGTCTTCGTGAAACACGGGTGAAGTTTAACAGTTCTGTTTCAGCCACTAGATTGAGGCAGAGAGTGGAGAGGGCGTGTGTATGTCTTGTGATCTTTGCAGCATGTTCCTGTGTTGGTAGTGGTGTAGTCCTGAGGACAATGGGTGACACATCCAGCGATTGGTACTGGCCTTCACTTGTATTGTCGTCGATAATTGGTGGCGTTACCTCTCTGGTAAACCATTCGTTATTGCTGCTGTTCTTATCCATCTCCCTCCTTCTTACTTATGAGTATGATAATTGCACGCTGAGACTGTCAAGGGCTGCTGAAGGATCCATCAAAGAAGAGGATATTGAGGACATTCGAGGCTACCATGCATCCTTAACAGATCTGGTGGAACATGTGTGTTCCCTCATGTCCAGACACGTGGCTGCTGGCTACGTCAGCTCCTTCCTCATTGTATGCTTCTGCCTGTACAGCATCATCAACGACGAGAAATCCATTGCAAAGATTGGTATTGCTGCAGCTTctctgtatatatctattttgcATCTCATCGCCCTCACCTACATTGGTGTCAGATTACACGAAGCGGTAAGTGTTGAAATTCATAGACGACGAAATGAAATCCTGTTTTCAGACTGCTGCAGTTATAATGCTGATTATtgattatcattgtttttttccacTGGACAATTCTGGTTAACAATTTCAGTAGTTAATTATCTATTCATATTGACATGGCGACGTTCAACCTCTGAGCTACCCATGGAAATCAACGGTTTTTACTACAACGTTTGCTTACAGGCACACCGACCTCTGAATCTTCTCCTGgacatgacagggaaatatatGCCTGATAGAGTTATTGGACTGGTAAGAAAACATCATATCAAACTCAGTGACACTTTAACTGTACctatacataaaaatacatgtaatttttGTATTAGAAACTGAGGAACTAGCATAGATTGAGTATatcaaatattatttattttattggaATAAGTATTCACGAGAAATTTCCGTTTGTGAACCCTGTATTTCAagtgtttcagttgattaaatAGATTACTGTGGTATATGTACGTTAGGAAGTACAGCTGTCTTTCATATTCGTTATACCTACACATACTTCGGCGATACACTCTGCCAAATGTATTTCTTGTGTTTATGTAACCAGCACAACGGAAGTATTTCCAGTCACTATCAATTTCTCAGCGTTTATACTCAACTTTCTGAATGCACATGTGAAATGTTGTTACTCAACGTGACAtgtatatgttgtgtttgtCTCTATCATGTTGTTTTCTTATAATCTGTACACCCAGCTGCAGGTCACACTGTTTGCCAACAAGTTGTCTCAACGTCAGATCGGAATCAGTGCTTTAGGACTAATGACCATCACGAAGGACACTATCCTAACGGTAGGTTGAATATATATTGCTGGTAGATGAACTGCGACGTTCATATTTTCCGAAATGGTATACGAAAATCAAAGATTGTTTTGATAAGTAGAAGATATGAAAATATGAGTGTACGCCTTCTTAAAACTGTTTAACGTTTGTTTCCTTTGTAACGTGGTGTTACTATAGGTGTGCAGACACATCAGTAGACTATCGTGTCAGTATGCCTTTAACGACGATTGTTAATTTAGGTCACCAACATTGtagttttttctgttttttttctgcCTCAGATTAATCGTCGGTATTTGGcattttagaaaagaaatacagtacTCAGACTCAATCATGACCGTACTTTacctataatagttcagggaaAAGGTgcatttcatcacaaaatatATGGGGACAGGTCGAACTCGAACCGATCTCCATGCAACTCGGTTCTAAAGCCATTACATATTAACCAAGAAGATCCGAATAAAAACTTCTCTTCAGCAACTTATGCTTGTCCCGAGAAACGGCATACTGGATCGACGCGTTAGGCTTAATTGGTTTATACATATTGTTATGTGTAGATGAAACAAATGCCGTTCCATCATTATCACGGTATTCCTGTGGCAGTGGAAAGTCAAAGGAAGTATAATACAGAGACATTGACGCTAGTCTCACACTAACATCAACAACGGGCATGTCTCCAAAATTACATCTAAGTTGAATACTTACGGGAAGAATGATTTGCACACAGAATCTTGAGATGCAGTGTCAGATAACATTCAGAACACGACAAATTCTCCAGAAGCCTCTCCTAATACTAGGGTAAAAATACAGGGGAAAGGTTCAAAACGTTGCATTACCTTCCAGAGCTCTGTCTAAATATAGCAGGTGTAAATATTGACCGCCACCGACTATCCACGAGGACAGTGTATAACGCTTTGAACACACCATATAAGATTGTCACATAACAAAAGCATCACAATTGCGAGATCGGATATCGTACATAAATGTCAATCACTCAAATGATTGGATTGTATCGCTAATATGCAAACCGTTTTAAAACTGATGTTCTTTGAGGCTTTTAACTGAACAATAAATGACtgattttctttctttgttcaCACAGATCATCGGCACCCTCCTCACCTACGTTTTCATCGTGATCCAGTTTAAACCACAATCAATGGTTGGAGTTCAATGCAGTGGAAACTCTACGGCAGCATAACTTGACCTACTCGTATTTGACTTGACGTGCACGCTTTGTTATGGGTATTTTGGTGAAGGTTGTAATGTGCTGactttgtttccatggaaatatggAACATTAATTAGATAGAGTAAAACTGTTAGAATCGATCGCTAACAACGTATTTGCTAGGCGTTCAGGCGTCTGTGTATGATTGTGTTTGATTTGAACTCAACGTGTTTTACCTAATGGCTATTTAGCTTCACCCTATAAACTTTTGACATTGTTTCTGTGTAAACGTTGTCTTGTAACGTCTGCCTTGTACTGGGTACAAAATGCATATGAACAGTAGGTTATAGCTTTTATGTCGAGATCCGTCAGCTTAACGTGGGAGAAAGACCGGAAGCTGTTGTAGAGATGAGCCATTATAGAAATGCTGTGAACTGTAATGATGTCGCTGTATTAAATTGCTTTATTGTGAGAACATTTGGGTGATCAGGACGCATGGCATTTGCGCATTTGGAGCGTCAGTATATGTATTTTGGCCATCAAAAAAACGTTATAACgaatatatttttatgattttacTACTGAAGGTGATTATAATACACAATATAATACAACATGAAATGGAGGATTTGACGTCATTGAGTACTGACTTTTGCATAAACAtactttaaaaatataataaacatgtacagattacatcaaatacaactgTTGATATAGACCATCATCGCGAGAGAATATTCAGTTTCCATTACCTGCTCTCAAACGTCCTGAAGGGCAAGATAAGGTGAATTTGTTTAGGTGGATTAAAACTGTTTGTAATGGTTTGACATTGTCCAATGTAAACATTGCCCTGCAGCGTCTGACTACAGAATTCTGAGTACAGAATGTATATGGACGGTAGGTTGTTGCCCTTTATGTCCAGATCTGTGGGGTAGTGTGCGAGAAAACTCCGAAGCCATGGTAAAGATtagaaattatgaaaatgttgtTGGCTCTTGCGTTATTGTTGTAATACCTGGCTTCCCGTCAGTTGTTATCACAggttatcaaaatgttttggtGTCGGGAATTAAAATATTCAACTGACGGTGAAAGGTttaagtgactgagtttagttttacaccacacacaatattccagctatatggtggcggtctttacataatcgagtcttgacgagacaatccagtgctcaacagcataagcatcgatcggggcaactgggaaccaatgagatgtgtcaaccaagtcagtgtgtcTGAcaaaccgatcccgttagtcgaatcttaccacaagcatgagCTACTGAGGGCCAATCATCTGTATCTACAGTCAACGACATCCTCACGGCTGCTGTCTGGGCGTCAGTCTTCTGTTCTTTGTTATTTCGAGTGTTTTCTGGTGATCCTGCGTGGTATACTGATAGTTCAGTGCCCTGGAACATTTACGCAATTATCTGACATTTCACCACATCACATCTTAACATGCTAATTCATGACATACTTAGTATATCAATCATTGCACCGTGTTGAAATAGAAGTAACGTTCAATACATTATAGTCAATGTATCAGGTTTGAATTTCATACACATTCTCACATTAAATACAAAGAATAAAACTAAGAGTGACACAGCCTAATACCATATAGCAAAACCATTGATCCTCCAGCATGCACTTTCGTAAATATGATATACAGTTTATCGAGAACATAGCAGCCCCTTCCCAAGATCACATGGCATGCACGCTGTCGTCTGTAGTACACAAACACCAATTTAGactgtcacaaatcacacaTTTTTGAATGATAATATGCAAAGAATTATACTATGAAGTAGAGAAATCTGATTTGAAAAGTAACAGAGTttggaaaaataatattttgaaagtacatgtatggttaaattattacataattattaattttatttattaactGCAAGAAGTTATACTCCACTTATAGTGAAGATTACAACGATATTTACTATGAGTTAGATTATAACTATTGCCTTACTTGCACCAACAAGCACTGCAAAATGCCAAAATGGCTCACCTGTCAAACTCTGTGTCCCAGGTCAACCGGTCAGGTGCATCATACAGATAAACAATGGCTAATGTCTTGAGCTATGAACTTTGACTAACACCCTTAAATATGTACAGtaatctgagaataaatgcaTTTCTCTTGAAAAGCTACTTTTGTCATCAATGTAATTGGTGAACGAATGAACAGAATAACCCAAAAATACTACCACCTAAAACCTGTTGTTAACTCTTCGAtataatattttgttattttcatttcatgactTATTTGAAAATGACCCCGACCGCAGCATAATAACATTCCTAAAAATATACCTTGGACATTGATAACACTGTAATTAAACTCCATACATAATTTGACAAAACTCTAACTAAAGTACATACATAGTATATCAAGGCCTTAAATCCTTAAATAACTTAACTGCAACATATTCATGGTGAATTATGGCAATTACTATTTGGCCTTGCTTTGAGAAACAAAGTGACAACAAACATCATTGCGGACGATGGCTTTATAAAGGATGTTACTTATGACGTAATGATTCTGTgatcaataaatatttcaaaatcaatgttGATTTTCCGTGGTGCAGACAGCTTCCAAAATTGTGATTTGACAGAACAGTCAGTTCAGAAATAACGCCGTTGCCTACTTCCTAATGAGTTCACCTAGTATTGAAGACTCTCCACGACAGATCGACGATATTCCGCGAACAGAATTCCATCAACCAAAGTACAGTTCCGTAGCATCAAAGACAAAGGTTGTTTTAGTGAAAATGGTTGACTGTATAAATTCCTGTTTGTTATCATTCTCACAGACCATTTACCATGGATATGACCAACTGAAGTTTTCAATTACAGAAACGATTTGCTTGTCATTACAAGAGATTAATGGTTAGAGTAGATAGCTTTAGATAGCCTTGTAAATAGGCTTCCATTGAAAGGTCGGAATGGAAATGTGATTATAGTCAGTGCATAATGTTATATTTACTCACACTGTATTAGGCTAAGCACTTTAGAGcatattggagtgagtgagtgagttaattaacgtcacatcggcaatgtctcagccatatcgtgacgagaacatttaattctgaaatgaaatatatgtatagtataagaccctgtcaacaaaggacagtaaaacaactagaatatcacagtttgaattaaaactagtgtggaaagttaaaactaatatcactattcggacaatacaatataaaatcaggctgtagattgccaacaaccgaaggcaGATCAaaatactagggaccatggggacttacagtgcctttgctacctgcatggaccctagttttatttacatcatcccctcagctgttagcaatttagacacatctagccaaaagttaaaaatacacaaatactacgattaagaacaatggaaagtttaaattgactgtgaatgcttttggacttacataccctctcaggaggacaataattttacaatacttcaaccccctttgagggtacaaccaccaacaattcaagttactaatccaaacttccaataattaaaatacatctatttacacgaaaggttttcaaaattcaaccaaaaaatcaatttcttttaaaaaaccaataattaaatgagacccaacactggtaaaaagatccttcattgttttaactgtataatacttatccctttgtggtggagaattcaacacagtcaagcaggatatgctcgaccgtgactctctcatcacaagggatacaaaacggaggatcctcacctttcaataggtatgcatgaatACATCGTGTGTGGCCAAAAACGACattgtcttaaaataacctcttcaaatcaggactgacatcccaagtaggtgtaaccaatatacggttttatttcatgtaagttATTTAGACCTACTtgtgtgtcccacttcttctgcatcagatcacggatgtaggttctaatgctagctttgtaatcagagtatggaataagaagtggtgtcacagatttgttgagtgctgccttggcagcaagatcggccattgtgttaccagaaatgcctacgtggcttggtaaccaacagaagacgatgtcgcattggccagtagcaagattattatacaattcaataatatcaattaaaagtggatgtttacatggtAAATTTtcaatcgcctgaagacaagaaagagaatcggaatagatgatatattgtttatgtttagagtgtctttgaatatatttgaaagctgttaatatggcgttagcttcagctgtaaaaatagaactattatctggtaatctagaagatattgttctgaatccaatgacagtggcacaagccactgcgccaccgtccttggatccatctgtaaataggggtttgtaattgcaatatttatgttttaattgatgatattcttgtttatattgtaagtcatttgtttctgattttttaaatgatgttaatgttaggtcgacttgtggcctaaccaattgccaaggaggataAGAAAGAAGTcgtgaaggagctatattttccaactcaatactagaagcagcaagaaatggctttattctgagcccaagaggaggaacaagggaagactttttgttatacaaatcctcataaagaggattaaagacacaattaaatgcaggattagactcattagaagcttattttgtaatgtactgtaaagatagttttatacggcgttggttgagagaaggctcatctgCCCCGACGTACAGGCTGTCGATAGGAGAAGTTATAAAAGAACCGaggcaaagtcttagaccttggtggtgcacaggatcaagtagttttaggttgctttgacaagctccaccatatacgaaggagccgtaatcaagtttcgatcgcacgagtgatctatataagtgaaggagggtagtctgatcccctccccattttgaattagaaacaacctttaataaaacgagagccttcaagcatttggcttttaagGACTTAAAAGGTCAAATTTGAATcacaaataagtcccaagaacttagcctccttgacaactttgatcggggtgccatttagaaatagttctgggtctttatgtggtttatattttctacaaaaatgtatacaattagtttttgatttagaaaatttgaagccattttcaagacaccatttatttattttgtttaaacacagctgcagttcaatagtatgcatatttttaccacgacaagaaatattaaaatcgtccacaaataacgatccatcaattgaatcgtttaaaaatTTTGATAAGCTATTTatttttatgctaaaaagtgtgacagacaaaatactgccttgtggaacaccctgatcctgattataatgatcagacagggtagaacccactaggacttgaaattgtctgttatttacaaatttgcttttaaattcaggcaaacgacctcgcaaacctaaatcatgtaaatctctcagaatgccatacttccaagtagtgtcatatgctttttcaagatcaaaaaagatagacacagcgtgttgtttgttaatgagtgcttttttaacaaatgattccagtcgcactaagtgatcgacagtacttctgtttttccggaaaccacactgtacatctgtgataaggttatttgtttccaagtaccaaccaagtcgattgtttatcatgcgttccatggtcttacaaacacagctagttagtgaaataggtcgataattggacggatccgtatgatcacgtccaggtttaggtattggtactactatggcgtcacgccatgagggagtacagtccaaatatcatcaaaaatatttagaagagtttctaggcaggattctggtaaatgcttcaggagttgataatgtatgttatcagcccctgtagcagtatcatgagcttgatcaagagcagtatggagttcatgaatagaaaatgtttcattataatcttccccattatctgagttgaaattaatagttttcttttcttgttgtttttgatactgctggaatttaggtaaatagttagaggaggaag
It encodes:
- the LOC137260892 gene encoding gustatory receptor for sugar taste 64a-like; the protein is MEAGTFKETSLTISNTIALFLCLTYWALSTGIHSKVRLFSGRLRETRVKFNSSVSATRLRQRVERACVCLVIFAACSCVGSGVVLRTMGDTSSDWYWPSLVLSSIIGGVTSLVNHSLLLLFLSISLLLTYEYDNCTLRLSRAAEGSIKEEDIEDIRGYHASLTDLVEHVCSLMSRHVAAGYVSSFLIVCFCLYSIINDEKSIAKIGIAAASLYISILHLIALTYIGVRLHEAAHRPLNLLLDMTGKYMPDRVIGLVTLFANKLSQRQIGISALGLMTITKDTILTIIGTLLTYVFIVIQFKPQSMVGVQCSGNSTAA